A genome region from Salvia splendens isolate huo1 chromosome 19, SspV2, whole genome shotgun sequence includes the following:
- the LOC121780045 gene encoding uncharacterized protein LOC121780045 yields the protein MGKAAREQLNRVLSEHLSTVHETLQVLDQTPASSLEKVRWKEVIQIGEHVSKQATMVGMLYTGETLEIKALEENMASYFNTLQGFLLLSHGSSVGAGPTLLSCIHGSVKQVVDSSFMLLQGAVSSYGSSSNKTQKLAIPQLVGTVWNACSALKKTPATNVTAIGRAMTQATVSMKDVLREMMELKPASPDSADKASAHGSTKGKDKSISDVDDDDSFDGELGNDLSPEEMKIVRLTTSIVSETLAVVKELIRSITGLLQRESAGGDAISVDSLEKLLKLCREAGIQIDELGACLYPPQEISAIKVALEKISSFSDESETQLRNLKGFTEDFGKACTGLRSSLRQLENELGCSNVGDIVPKLENLVVSS from the exons ATGGGGAAAGCAGCTAGGGAGCAGCTGAATCGAGTTCTGAGTGAGCATCTCAGTACCGTACACGAAACATTACAG GTATTGGATCAAACGCCGGCCTCTTCTCTTGAGAAAGTGAGGTGGAAAGAGGTCATTCAGATTGGTGAACATGTCTCCAAACAAGCTACTATGg TTGGAATGCTGTATACTGGAGAAACTCTTGAAATTAAAGCCCTTGAAGAAAATATGGCATCATACTTCAATACTCTACAAGGTTTCCTGTTGCTCTCCCATGGAAGTTCAGTTGGTGCTGGTCCCACTCTCTTGTCGTGCATTCATGGTTCTGTAAAGCAAGTCGTTGACAGCAGTTTCATGCTTTTACAGGGAGCTGTGTCTTCCTATG GGTCATCATCAAATAAAACCCAGAAACTCGCGATCCCACAGCTCGTAGGTACAGTATGGAATGCTTGTTCTGCCCTAAAGAAGACTCCAGCCACAAACGTCACAGCTATTGGACGAGCAATGACACAAGCCACAGTTTCAATGAAGGATGTGCTTCGTGAGATGATGGAACTGAAGCCAGCTTCCCCTGATTCAGCAGACAAAGCTTCTGCTCACGGCTCTACAAAAGGCAAAGACAAATCCATCTCTGATGTCGATGATGATGATTCCTTTGACGGAGAGTTGGGCAACGACTTGTCTCCTGAAGAGATGAAAATCGTGCGGTTAACAACCAGCATCGTGTCTGAAACTCTCGCGGTAGTTAAGGAACTTATTCGATCCATCACTGGATTGCTTCAGCGGGAAAGTGCAGGTGGTGATGCCATCTCAGTAGATTCTCTGGAGAAACTGCTGAAGCTATGCCGTGAAGCCGGAATACAGATTGATGAGCTCGGAGCATGCCTTTACCCACCTCAAGAAATCTCCGCCATTAAGGTGGCTCTGGAGAAGATCTCGAGCTTCAGCGATGAATCGGAGACACAGCTTCGGAATCTTAAGGGCTTTACAGAAGATTTTGGCAAAGCTTGCACCGGTTTGAGAAGCTCATTAAGACAATTGGAAAACGAACTAGGTTGCTCTAACGTAGGTGATATTGTCCCAAAATTGGAAAATCTTGTTGTGAGCAGTTGA
- the LOC121780046 gene encoding palmitoyl-acyl carrier protein thioesterase, chloroplastic-like — MACLLQHVTITVTAVYIGGGGSGESSKQKLNCVKVNGSKSFAAAKMGVLKQEHAMPMPCIGGVDEDVLEEHLRQNIPRRKQMVDPYRHGKIVDEGFGYRQTVVIRSYEVGADKTATIESLLNLLQETALNHVWMSGLLSDGFGATHGMMRNNLIWVVSRMQVQVDHFPIWGEVMEIGTWVGASGKNGMRRDWLLRSQATGIVFVRATSTWVMMNKETRRLSKMPDEVRDEIAPWFIEKYAIEEEGPEKIEKLDDKARYVRSNLKPRRSDLDMNQHVNNVKYLRWMLETIPDEFLEKHQLSEIVLEYRKECGISDVVQSLCEPQFNENIGLNGHTVSSQILQGNGLLGAINQKLLSYTHLLQTKGESKNEEIVRGRTTWREKKHGAKLFPS, encoded by the exons ATGGCTTGTCTTCTGCAGCATGTAACTATAACCGTAACCGCGGTTTACATAGGCGGAGGAGGAAGTGGAGAGTCGAGCAAGCAGAAGCTCAACTGCGTGAAGGTGAACGGGAGCAAGAGCTTCGCGGCTGCGAAGATGGGCGTGTTGAAGCAGGAACATGCGATGCCAATGCCTTGTATCGGTGGAGTGGACGAGGACGTGTTGGAGGAGCATCTCCGGCAGAATATTCCGAGGAGGAAGCAGATGGTGGATCCGTATCGGCATGGCAAGATCGTGGATGAGGGATTTGGGTACAGGCAGACTGTGGTGATTCGGTCTTATGAAGTTGGGGCAGATAAAACTGCCACCATTGAGAGCCTTTTGAACTTGCTTCAG GAAACGGCGCTGAATCATGTGTGGATGTCAGGACTGTTGAGTGATGGGTTTGGAGCTACTCATGGAATGATGAGGAATAACCTCATTTGGGTTGTTTCAAGAATGCAAGTTCAAGTTGATCATTTCCCAATCTG GGGAGAGGTGATGGAGATTGGCACATGGGTTGGAGCATCGGGCAAGAACGGGATGAGGAGAGATTGGCTTTTGAGAAGCCAAGCGACTGGCATCGTATTCGTACGAGCAACGAG TACGTGGGTGATGATGAACAAGGAGACTAGGCGTCTGTCGAAGATGCCGGACGAGGTGAGGGACGAGATCGCGCCATGGTTCATAGAGAAGTACGCCATAGAGGAAGAGGGCCCGGAAAAGATCGAGAAACTTGACGACAAAGCACGCTACGTGCGCTCAAACTTGAAG CCAAGGAGAAGTGATCTGGACATGAACCAGCATGTTAACAACGTCAAGTACCTTCGATGGATGCTCGAG ACAATCCCAGATGAGTTCTTGGAGAAGCATCAGCTCTCAGAGATAGTCCTAGAATACAGAAAAGAATGTGGGATTTCGGATGTGGTTCAGTCTTTGTGTGAGCCTCAATTCAACGAGAACATCGGTCTCAACGGGCACACGGTTTCCTCACAAATCCTTCAAGGAAATGGATTGTTAGGAGCCATAAACCAAAAGCTACTCAGTTACACTCATCTGCTTCAGACAAAGGGGGAGAGCAAAAATGAAGAAATCGTGAGGGGGAGGACAACATGGAGGGAGAAGAAACACGGTGCTAAACTGTTCCCTTCATGA
- the LOC121779774 gene encoding CDP-diacylglycerol--serine O-phosphatidyltransferase 1-like — protein sequence MEVNNQRRGKQKDLVSHQNGGMSKSVIEDELDPWTAWAYKPRTITLLLIGACFLVWVSGALDPESSSEGDSIMSVKRGVWAMIAVYLAYSLLQAPSTVLIRPHPAFWRLVHGMAVIYLVALTFLLFQRRDDARQFMKFLHPDLSVELPERSYGVDCRIYVPENPSSRFKNVYDTLFDVFVVAHILGWWGKAIMIRNQPLLWVLSIGFESLELTFRHMLPNFNECWWDSIILDILICNWFGIWAGMRTVRYFDGKTYEWVGISRQPNIISKVKRTLGQFTPAMWDKDEWHPFLGPIRFLQVLSLCIVFLTVELNTFFLKFCLWIPPQNPLIVYRLVFWWLVAIPTIREYNSYLQDRKPAKKVGAFCWLSLAICIIELLICIKFGHGLFPHAMPTWLVIFWSLVGLGLLIFLAVWSWHLHQSMKRKRQ from the exons ATGGAAGTGAACAATCAGAGGAGAGGTAAGCAGAAGGATCTTGTCAGCCATCAAAACGGTGGCATGAGCAAATCGGTCATTGAAGATGAGCTTGATCCATGGACCGCGTGGGCTTATAAGCCTCGTACTATTACCCTTTTACTTATTGGTGCATGCTTTCTTGT ATGGGTAAGTGGAGCGCTTGACCCTGAAAGTAGCTCAGAAGGAGATTCTATAATGTCTGTGAAAAG GGGTGTGTGGGCAATGATTGCTGTGTATCTCGCTTATAGCTTGCTACAAGCTCCTTCCAc AGTGCTAATCCGACCACATCCTGCATTTTGGCGTCTTGTTCATGGAATGGCTGTTATTTACCTTGTTGCTTTAACATTTTTACTGTTCCAG AGGCGTGATGACGCTAGGCAATTCATGAAATTCCTGCACCCTGATCTTAGTGTTG AACTTCCGGAAAGATCATATGGTGTCGACTGCAGAATTTATGTCCCTGAAAATCCATCAAGCAGGTTTAAGAATGTTTAT GACACACTTTTTGACGTATTCGTTGTGGCTCATATTCTTGGGTGGTGGGGAAAAGCTATAATGATTCGCAATCAGCCTCTTTTGTGGGTACTTTCAATTGGGTTTGAGTCACTGGAG CTAACCTTTCGCCACATGTTGCCAAATTTCAATGAATGCTGGTGGGACAGCATTATTCTTGATATATTAATCTGCAATTGGTTTG GTATTTGGGCCGGCATGCGTACTGTTCGTTACTTTGATGGCAAAACTTACGAGTGGGTTGGTATAAGCAGGCAGCCAAACATCATTAGCAAA GTGAAAAGAACACTGGGCCAATTTACGCCTGCCATGTGGGATAAAGATGAATGGCATCCTTTTCTTGGTCCAATCCGATTCTTACAAGTTCTCAGTCTTTGCATTGTTTTCTTGACTGTGGAACTCAATACCTTCTTTCTGAAGTTCTGCCTTTGGATTCCTCCCCAAAACCCCCTTATTGTATATAGGCTGGTTTTCTGGTGGCTCGTCGCAATACCAACAATTCGTGAATATAATTCCTACTTACAAGACAG AAAACCTGCGAAAAAGGTTGGAGCATTTTGCTGGCTTTCCCTCGCTATCTGCATTATAGAGCTTCTCATCTGTATCAAGTTTGGACATG GCCTATTTCCTCACGCCATGCCTACATGGTTGGTTATATTTTGGAGTCTAGTCGGACTTGGACTCTTGATATTCTTGGCTGTGTGGTCATGGCATCTACATCAATCTATGAAGAGAAAGAGGCAATAG
- the LOC121780044 gene encoding fructose-bisphosphate aldolase 3, chloroplastic, with protein sequence MACSSFVKLNAAASSWIGGHQSVNSRSGSAPRFSNRRLSVVRAGSYTDELVKTAKSIASPGHGILAIDESNATCGKRLASIGLDNTETNRQAYRQLLLTTPGLGDYISGAILFEETLYQSTTDGKKFVDCLRDGNIVPGIKVDKGLVPLPGSNNESWCQGLDGLASRSAEYYKEGARFAKWRTVVSIPCGPSALAVKEAAWGLARYAAISQDNGLVPIVEPEILLDGDHPIERTLEVAEKVWAEVFYYLAENNVVFEGILLKPSMVTPGAEHKQKASPETIANHTLTMLRRRVPPAVPGIMFLSGGQSEVEATLNLNAMNQSPNPWHVSFSYARALQNSVLKAWQGRPENAEAAQKALLVRAKANSLAQLGKYSAEGENEEAKKGMFVKGYTY encoded by the exons ATGGCTTGCTCCAGTTTTGTGAAATTGAACGCCGCCGCCTCATCGTGGATCGGCGGCCACCAGTCCGTCAACTCGCGCTCAGGATCGGCGCCGAGGTTCTCCAACCGCCGCCTTTCGGTCGTCCGCGCCGGATCGTACACCGATGAGCTCGTCAAAACAGCT AAATCGATTGCATCACCAGGACATGGTATCCTTGCAATAGACGAATCAAACGCTACATGCGGTAAGAGGTTGGCGTCCATTGGACTTGACAACACCGAGACGAACAGGCAGGCCTACAGACAACTCCTTCTGACGACCCCTGGGTTGGGTGATTATATTTCTGGTGCTATTCTCTTTGAAGAGACACTTTACCAGTCGACCACAGATGGAAAGAAGTTTGTGGACTGTTTACGTGATGGGAATATTGTTCCTGGTATTAAAGTTGATAAG GGTTTGGTTCCGTTGCCAGGATCAAACAACGAATCTTGGTGCCAGGGATTAGACGGACTGGCTTCCAGATCTGCCGAATACTATAAGGAAGGAGCTCGCTTTGCTAAATG GAGAACTGTTGTAAGCATTCCTTGTGGTCCTTCTGCTTTAGCTGTTAAAGAAGCAGCTTGGGGTCTTGCTCGTTATGCTGCCATTTCACAG GATAATGGGCTCGTGCCTATTGTGGAGCCTGAAATTCTCCTCGATGGAGACCACCCAATCGAACGGACTCTTGAAGTGGCCGAGAAAGTGTGGGCCGAGGTTTTCTACTACCTAGCCGAGAACAATGTTGTATTCGAAGGGATCCTGCTTAAACCAAGCATGGTAACACCAGGAGCTGAACACAAGCAAAAGGCTTCTCCAGAAACCATTGCCAACCACACTCTCACCATGCTCAGAAGAAGAGTACCCCCTGCCGTCCCAGGAATAATG TTCTTGTCAGGAGGGCAATCTGAAGTTGAGGCGACACTGAACCTCAACGCGATGAACCAGAGCCCCAACCCGTGGCACGTGTCCTTCTCGTACGCACGGGCACTGCAGAACTCCGTGCTGAAGGCGTGGCAGGGTCGTCCAGAGAACGCAGAAGCTGCGCAGAAAGCACTCCTGGTGCGTGCGAAGGCCAACTCCTTGGCACAGCTCGGGAAGTACTCGGCCGAGGGAGAGAACGAGGAAGCTAAGAAGGGAATGTTCGTGAAGGGCTACACTTACTAA
- the LOC121779941 gene encoding 2-oxoglutarate and iron-dependent oxygenase domain-containing protein CP2-like produces MSLDGARKPGAPDGRPDQAIAHANGGSTVQVLQNGASAAPPTYLTHRLRLNPNSDHRPDNYEDLDLEFSPSIFSSLERYLPPNLLQQARDVKVDYMREILRRYYPESERVRLQKHREYRQKIISNYQRLHLELYSMHPTNFFVPSFLKAINENTEQAFRNIMSEPSPGIFTFEMLQPRFCEMLLAEVKNFEKWVHETKFRIMRPNTMNKYGVVLDDFGMETMLEKLMVDFIRPISKVFFPGVGGSNLDTHHGFVLEYGIDRDVDLGFHVDDSEVTLNVCVSRQFSGGELFFRGVRCDKHVNTETHSEEIFDYSHVPGRAVLHCGRHRHGARATTSGKRINLVLWCRSSVFRESRKYQKDFSSWCAECQHEKKERQRLSVAAIKMDLLRREGQTAT; encoded by the exons ATGTCTCTTGACGGTGCACGTAAACCAGGGGCACCCGACGGGAGGCCCGATCAAGCAATTGCGCACGCCAACGGCGGCTCCACTGTTCAGGTGCTGCAAAATGGTGCCTCCGCTGCGCCGCCGACGTACCTGACGCACAGGCTGAGGCTGAACCCCAATTCAGATCACAGGCCGGACAATTACGAGGATTTAGACCTCGAATTCAGCCCCTCGATCTTCAGCTCGCTGGAGAGGTATCTCCCTCCGAATCTGCTGCAACAGGCGCGCGATGTGAAGGTGGATTACATGCGCGAGATTCTTCGCCGGTACTACCCCGAGAGCGAGCGAGTGAGG CTTCAGAAGCATCGCGAATACAGGCAGAAGATTATATCCAACTACCAG CGCCTTCACCTCGAACTTTATAGTATGCATCCGACGAACTTTTTTGTGCCCTCATTCCTGAAGGCTATCAATGAGAACACTGAACAGGCGTTTAGAAACATAATGTCAGAACCCTCTCCTGGAATTTTTACATTTGAGATGCTGCAGCCACGGTTCTGTGAAATGTTGCTGGCCGAG gtaaaaaattttgagaaatgggTCCACGAGACAAAGTTCAGAATCATGAGACCCAATACAATGAATAAATATGGTGTTGTTCTTGATGATTTTGGCATGGAAACCATGCTTGAGAAGCTCATGGTAGATTTTATACGTCCTATATCAAAAG TTTTCTTTCCCGGAGTTGGGGGATCAAACCTTGATACTCATCATGGCTTTGTCCTTGAATATGGGATCGATAGAGATGTTGACCTGG GTTTCCACGTGGATGACTCGGAAGTGACCTTGAATGTCTGTGTGAGTAGACAATTCTCTGGGGGCGAACTCTTTTTTCGTGGTGTGCGATGTGATAAACATGTAAATACAGAAACACATTCTGAG GAGATATTTGACTACTCACATGTCCCGGGGCGTGCTGTTCTTCATTGTGGCCGTCATAGGCATGGTGCTAGAGCCACCACATCAGGAAAGAGGATAAACTTAGTGTTATGGTGTAGAAG TTCTGTATTTAGAGAATCCCGAAAATATCAAAAAGATTTCTCCAGCTGGTGTGCAGAGTGTCAACACgagaagaaagaaagacaacGCCTGTCAGTCGCTGCTATCAAAATG GACTTGCTGAGGAGGGAGGGGCAAACTGCTACCTGA
- the LOC121778764 gene encoding DExH-box ATP-dependent RNA helicase DExH17-like, whose product MDSYALKSVTDLPAPFRSAFNFRYFNSLQSECFSTCYLSDFNMVISAPTGSGKTVLFELCIMRLLSKSITGGGSFNHHIGTLKTIYIAPSKALVQEKLRHWTQKFGSLGINCLELTGDNEYYSVKSMQDADIILTTPEKFDAVTRYRIKDGGLSFFSDISLVLIDEVHLLNDPRGAALEAVVSRIKMLACSPEMKSSPLSLVRFLAVSATIPNINDLAEWLMVPFQGIKKFGEEMRPVKLTTKVFGYTPAKNDFLFEKRLQNYIFDLLMQYSREKSALVFCSTRKGAQEAAQCLSQIAMTFGHSSPFIKSREQQERLREASLSCSDKQMQSYILYGVGYHNGGLSMKDRNLMEELFLNGDLRILCTTNTLAHGINLPAHTVVIKSTQYFNKEKGMYMEYERSMILQMCGRAGRPPFDDTGMVIIMTRKETVHLYENLLGGCEMVESQLLPCVTEHLTAEIVQSTVSDITRAIEWIKCSYLYVRMKKNPENYSIKGPAGDRIERHLQEICVQKVNELSKYQMVWTDDDGFLLKPLEPGKLMTKYYLKFNTMKHIIEAPANCSVDETLRTICKAEEIAWIQLRRNEKKLLNDINNDKDGRLRFHALDERGKRKKRIQSREEKMFILVNDCLTGDPVVRDLSMTQDTSSVCSNGSRIAKCMKEYFMYKKSYKGALSATLLAKCLHQKLWNDSPYLLKQLPGIGMVTAKALHSMGVTSFDTLSEADPRKIELMTGRKYPFGNHIKESLLLLPPKIEMTLKEGEVQKIGKSKLLVTLTRLSEPVAPSPKKHYADVIVGVEDDNNILFHEKIRLEDFSSPYHATVLYSSPKQGKLTIKADLIFEEIIGIDLHQKVIVTPPLEKDAVPKFRQREISSYVPKKVRNIKDSYNCASLPASSELMEISSSMPSFKLIDEDSDDNPVAETEDDDCRIITSKTVFDHIREKAKSLPVLPMSDSTSSPSLEAFTLIKKRTREMHLVLDNDFEVLEIQGSYRTPQSRMAFQRPRRTEPVQEIQIIDEDGQILTFDAEAWNEEDVAATEYYNTKPGKSTEAMVSDHARKRPRNSMILDCTKTTDSAQVLTFDAGEPWNEEDVAATEYNNTKPEISTEATISDHARKRPRNSMVLDCMKTDSTQVTKSNAMSHMQKKESSFNVSNNDARLRVSSSDKLRSPSLQKGQLCSLSMAPVKKDKPFLGFQSVFSFL is encoded by the exons ATGGATAGCTATGCATTGAAGTCAGTGACTGATTTACCTGCTCCATTTCGCTCAGCCTTTAATTTCAG ATACTTCAACTCACTGCAGAGTGAATGCTTCTCCACATGCTACCTTTCCGACTTCAATATGGTCATTTCAGCACCAACTGGAAGTGGCAAGACGGTACTCTTTGAGTTATGCATTATGAGGCTTCTCTCCAAGTCCATCACTGGTGGTGGGAGCTTCAACCATCACATAGGGACCCTTAAGACA ATATATATAGCACCATCAAAGGCCTTGGTACAAGAGAAGCTCCGGCATTGGACGCAGAAGTTTGGATCACTGGGAATAAATTGCCTAGAGCTAACAGGTGACAATGAGTATTACAGCGTCAAGAGTATGCAGGATGCTGACATAATTCTTACAACTCCTGAG AAATTCGATGCTGTGACTCGTTATCGCATAAAGGATGGGGGCTTGAGCTTTTTCAGTGATATATCACTTGTGCTAATTGATGAAGTTCATCTGCTGAATGATCCCCGAGGAGCAGCTCTAGAAGCTGTTGTCAGCAGAATTAAAATGCTCGCTTGCAGCCCTGAAATGAAGTCAAGTCCTTTATCCCTTGTTCGTTTCCTAGCTGTTTCTGCTACAATACCAAATATCAACGACTTAG CGGAGTGGCTTATGGTTCCATTTCAGGGAATCAAAAA GTTTGGAGAAGAAATGAGACCTGTAAAGTTGACTACTAAAGTTTTTG GGTACACACCAGCTAAAAATGATTTCTTATTTGAAAAG CGTCTTCAGAACTACATCTTTG ATCTCCTAATGCAATATTCAAGAGAAAAATCTGCCTTGGTTTTTTGCTCGACTAGAAAAGGAGCCCAAGAAGCAGCACAATGCCTCTCTCAAATAGCCATGACATTTGGCCATTCAAGTCCTTTCATCAAAAGCAGGGAACAGCAGGAGAGACTAAGAGAAGCATCATTATCATGCAGTGACAAACAAATGCAATCTTATATACTCTATGGTG TTGGATACCATAATGGTGGACTATCTATGAAAGATAGAAATCTTATGGAAGAGCtttttctgaatggtgatctacGGATTTTGTGCACTACAAATACTCTGGCCCATGGAATAAATCTACCAGCACATACTGTCGTCATCAAATCAACACAGTATTT CAACAAGGAGAAAGGGATGTACATGGAATATGAACGATCCATGATACTCCAG ATGTGCGGAAGAGCAGGGCGTCCTCCATTTGATGACACTGGAATGGTCATAATCATGACCAGAAAAGAAACA GTTCATTTGTATGAGAACTTATTAGGTGGATGTGAAATGGTGGAATCCCA ATTGCTTCCATGTGTAACAGAACATCTAACAGCAGAGATAGTTCAATCTACTGTATCAGATATAACAAGGGCCATTGAATGGATTAAGTGCTCGTACTTGTATGTGAGAATGAAAAAG AATCCCGAGAATTATTCAATTAAGGGTCCAGCTGGTGATCGTATTGAGAGGCATTTGCAAG AAATTTGTGTTCAAAAGGTTAATGAACTATCAAAATATCAAATGGTCTGGACTGATGATGATGGTTTCCTTCTGAAGCCACTTG AGCCTGGGAAATTGATGACAAAGTACTATCTGAAGTTTAACACAATGAAGCACATTATTGAGGCACCCGCCAACTGCAGCGTAGATGAGACTCTCCGTACAATATGCAAGGCAGAAGAAATTGcat GGATACAACTGAGGCGTAATGAAAAGAAGCTTCTGAATGACATAAACAACGACAAAGATGGCCGCCTGCGGTTTCATGCCCTTGATGAGAGAGGAAAGCGGAAAAAACGCATCCAAAGTAGAGAAGAGAAGATGTTTATTCTGGTGAATGACTGTTTGACTGGAGATCCTGTAGTGCGGGACTTATCCATGACTCAG GACACAAGTTCTGTATGCTCAAATGGATCAAGGATAGCCAAGTGCATGAAAGAGTATTTTATGTACAAAAAAAGTTACAAAGGAGCTTTGAGTGCCACTCTTCTAGCCAAATGTTTGCATCAGAAATTATGGAATGACAGCCCTTACTTGCTGAAACAATTACCAGGCATTGGGATGGTGACGGCAAAG GCACTGCATTCAATGGGAGTAACATCCTTTGACACCCTCTCAGAGGCTGACCCAAGAAAGATTGAGTTGATGACTGGTAGAAAATACCCTTTTGGTAACCATATCAAAGAGTCTCTGCTGCTACTTCCCCCAAAAATTGAGATGACACTTAAGGAGGGTGAGGTCCAAAAAATAGGGAAGTCCAAGCTGCTAGTTACATTAACCAGGCTATCAGAGCCAGTGGCGCCATCACCTAAAAAGCATTATGCTGATGTG ATTGTTGGTGTTGAAGATGACAACAATATTCTATTTCATGAAAAAATAAG GTTGGAGGATTTCTCAAG CCCGTATCATGCGACTGTGTTATATTCAAGCCCCAAGCAAGGAAAACTGACGATTAAGGCAGATTTGATATTTGAAGAAATCA TTGGCATTGATCTCCATCAAAAGGTTATCGTCACACCACCATTAGAAAAAGATGCCGTTCCTAAATTTAGACAGAGAGAGATTTCCTCGTATGTTCCCAAGAAGGTTCGCAACATAAAAGACAGCTATAATTGTGCTTCTCTCCCTGCCTCCAGTGAATTGATGGAGATTTCATCTTCCAT GCCCAGCTTCAAACTTATAGATGAAGATTCAGATG ACAATCCTGTTGCTGAAACTGAAGATGATGACTGCAGAATTATTACTTCAAAGACAGTCTTCGACCACATCCGAGAGAAAGCAAAAAGTTTACCCGTGTTGCCCATGTCTGATTCTACATCTTCACCATCATTAGAGGCCTTCACTCTCATCAAAAAACGCACTCGTGAGATGCATCTTGTGCTTGATAATGACTTTGAGGTACTGGAGATTCAAGGCAGCTACAGAACTCCACAAAGCAGGATGGCCTTTCAACGTCCCCGACGTACAGAACCAGTACAGGAAATACAAATCATAGACGAAGATGGCCAAATACTCACGTTCGATGCAG AAGCTTGGAATGAAGAAGATGTAGCAGCTACTGAGTATTATAACACCAAACCAGGAAAATCGACAGAAGCTATGGTCTCTGATCATGCAAGAAAAAGACCAAGAAATTCCATGATTCTTGACTGTACTAAGACGACTGATTCTGCACAAGTACTCACATTCGATGCAGGTGAGCCTTGGAATGAAGAAGATGTAGCAGCTACTGAGTATAATAACACCAAACCGGAAATATCGACAGAGGCAACGATCTCTGATCACGCAAGAAAAAGGCCAAGAAATTCCATGGTTCTTGACTGTATGAAGACTGATTCCACCCAAGTCACAAAGAGCAACGCAATGTCTCACATGCAGAAGAAGGAAAGCTCGTTCAACGTGTCTAACAACGATGCTCGACTCCGTGTTAGCTCCAGTGATAAGCTGCGGTCACCAAGTTTACAGAAAGGGCAGCTTTGCTCGCTGTCAATGGCGCCAGTAAAGAAAGATAAGCCATTTCTTGGGTTTCAGAGCGTATTCTCATTTCTTTGA